The following are encoded together in the Iodobacter fluviatilis genome:
- a CDS encoding TraB/GumN family protein: protein MFARFRPLIVAVAVATTLLAPHVSAATNKASASAKVENANSLLWKIEKKGTPNSWLFGTAHVGDPRVTQLSPKTEAAFSDAKHVVTEIRLDFGMMMEMGKRMLTPEPSLAQKIDAEHYQKLLPALEARGYPEVATAKLKPWGAAMLLMTPIRQSGQMPLDLLFAKMAIEGQKEYTGLETLDEQLSLFENIPEEKQIELLYTVLDQQAAMQQSYQQILDLYLKQDINGLAAFAEQDDIKMGDQAWYSQWRFQLLEARNPRMAERLADKLKEGNAFIAVGALHLPGKTGLIQSLRQQGYRVSPVR from the coding sequence ATGTTTGCTCGATTTCGCCCCCTGATTGTTGCCGTCGCTGTCGCCACCACCCTCCTCGCCCCCCATGTTAGCGCCGCTACCAATAAAGCCAGCGCAAGTGCAAAAGTAGAAAACGCCAACAGCCTGTTGTGGAAAATAGAAAAAAAAGGCACGCCTAATTCTTGGCTATTTGGCACCGCCCACGTTGGCGACCCTCGCGTTACCCAACTTAGCCCAAAAACTGAAGCCGCCTTTAGCGACGCCAAGCACGTTGTCACTGAAATCCGCCTAGATTTTGGCATGATGATGGAAATGGGTAAGCGCATGCTGACGCCAGAACCTTCTTTAGCGCAAAAAATAGATGCCGAGCACTACCAAAAGCTCTTACCAGCACTGGAAGCGCGCGGTTACCCAGAAGTAGCCACGGCCAAGCTCAAGCCTTGGGGCGCAGCCATGCTGCTCATGACCCCAATTAGACAATCTGGGCAAATGCCGCTGGATTTGCTGTTTGCTAAAATGGCGATCGAAGGGCAAAAAGAATATACCGGTTTAGAAACACTGGACGAGCAACTCAGCCTATTTGAAAATATTCCAGAAGAAAAACAAATTGAGCTGCTTTACACCGTGCTGGATCAGCAAGCAGCTATGCAGCAAAGCTATCAACAGATTTTAGATCTGTATCTTAAGCAAGATATCAACGGCCTTGCGGCTTTTGCTGAGCAAGACGACATCAAGATGGGCGATCAAGCTTGGTATAGCCAATGGCGCTTTCAACTACTAGAAGCACGCAACCCACGCATGGCAGAGCGCCTAGCGGACAAGCTTAAAGAGGGTAATGCTTTTATTGCCGTAGGTGCGCTCCACCTACCAGGCAAAACCGGCCTGATTCAAAGCTTGCGCCAACAAGGCTACCGAGTCAGCCCAGTTAGATAA
- a CDS encoding aldo/keto reductase, which translates to MKYRLLAGTDLNISTLCLGTMTFGEQNSEAEAHEQLDFAQAAGINFIDTAEMYPVPGKAETQGLTENYVGSWLAKQSRDKIILASKISGPNRGMDWIRGGPKLNREQIISACDASLKRLRTDYLDLYQLHWPARHVPMFGQSYYDPSQEPDNTPDFAEQLAALNELVTAGKVRHIGLSNETPWGVMEASRVAKAQSLPRIATIQNVFNLINRHFENGLVETCHRENVSLLAYSPLAFGLLSGKYLDNPQAAGRMTRYSNFGARYLKLAVPPAIAAYVQLARDHDVSPAQMALAWVSSRWYVASNIIGATTMAQLKENIASLDVLITPELDAAIEAIHKQNPSPAN; encoded by the coding sequence ATGAAATACCGCCTCTTAGCTGGCACTGATTTAAACATCTCTACCCTATGCCTTGGCACCATGACCTTTGGTGAGCAAAACAGCGAAGCCGAAGCGCATGAGCAGCTTGACTTCGCACAAGCAGCTGGGATTAATTTTATTGATACGGCCGAGATGTATCCCGTGCCAGGCAAAGCAGAAACTCAGGGCCTAACCGAAAATTATGTAGGCTCTTGGCTGGCCAAACAAAGCCGTGACAAGATCATTCTGGCGAGCAAGATTTCTGGCCCAAACCGTGGTATGGATTGGATACGCGGCGGGCCTAAGCTTAATCGTGAGCAAATTATTAGTGCATGCGATGCCAGCCTCAAGCGCCTACGTACGGATTATTTAGACCTCTATCAGCTGCACTGGCCCGCCCGCCATGTGCCAATGTTTGGCCAAAGCTATTACGACCCTAGCCAAGAACCCGATAACACACCCGATTTTGCTGAGCAATTGGCCGCCTTAAATGAGCTAGTCACCGCGGGCAAGGTGCGCCATATCGGCCTATCCAATGAAACCCCTTGGGGCGTAATGGAAGCCAGCCGCGTGGCTAAGGCACAATCGTTACCGCGAATTGCCACCATTCAAAATGTATTTAATTTAATTAATCGTCATTTTGAAAATGGGCTGGTTGAAACCTGCCACCGAGAAAACGTGAGTCTGCTTGCGTATAGCCCCTTGGCCTTTGGCTTATTGTCTGGCAAATACTTAGATAACCCACAGGCTGCAGGCCGAATGACGCGTTATAGTAATTTTGGGGCGCGATATTTAAAACTCGCCGTTCCGCCTGCTATTGCTGCCTATGTACAGCTAGCTAGGGATCACGATGTATCCCCAGCTCAAATGGCCTTAGCATGGGTAAGCAGCCGCTGGTACGTTGCCAGCAATATTATTGGTGCCACCACCATGGCTCAGCTTAAAGAAAACATTGCTAGCTTAGATGTACTCATTACCCCAGAGCTAGATGCCGCCATCGAGGCAATTCACAAACAAAACCCTAGTCCTGCCAATTAA
- a CDS encoding methyl-accepting chemotaxis protein, protein MFGLTQKTETKNTADAQLDTMKAVLDHVDNMVLLCDTSHENNIFYVNQTAKNIFEQYRQEMTQALRGADPTAAQGGSIHRFHTDPDRVRRILEKLGSGARNATHVADIPLGSITLRTKAFPIWDATDSSKVKCYLACWEDITSKLKHENLQQHVASKASQLHEQVSYIASTMEQVSTSLDEVAHTTSEAGNRGNSAFSSANEGQVVVEGAVQGMRDVALLVRTTAGVIGQLNTQSDKIGVIVGVIKDIADQTNLLALNAAIEAARAGDTGRGFAVVADEVRKLSERTAKATAEIGELIHSIQIEIERAVGTMTSGEKEVSAGEEKAVSAEKALVRIVQDVGAMRNLISEITNATEQQASSVRDVAQRLEVITSNQ, encoded by the coding sequence ATGTTTGGCTTGACTCAAAAAACAGAAACAAAAAATACCGCTGATGCTCAACTAGATACCATGAAAGCAGTACTCGATCATGTCGACAATATGGTGCTCCTTTGCGATACCAGCCATGAAAACAATATTTTTTATGTCAACCAAACAGCCAAAAATATCTTTGAGCAATATCGCCAAGAAATGACCCAAGCTTTACGCGGCGCAGACCCTACCGCAGCACAAGGCGGCTCTATTCACCGCTTTCATACTGACCCAGATCGTGTGCGGCGTATTTTAGAAAAACTAGGCAGTGGTGCACGCAATGCCACCCACGTGGCCGATATCCCTCTAGGCAGCATCACCTTACGCACCAAAGCCTTTCCCATTTGGGATGCCACAGATTCTAGCAAGGTAAAATGCTACCTTGCCTGCTGGGAAGACATCACCAGTAAGCTTAAGCATGAAAATTTACAACAACACGTAGCCAGCAAAGCCAGCCAACTGCATGAGCAGGTGTCTTATATTGCCTCCACCATGGAGCAAGTCAGCACCAGCCTCGACGAAGTAGCCCACACCACCAGCGAGGCTGGTAATCGCGGCAATAGCGCGTTTAGCAGTGCCAATGAAGGGCAAGTCGTGGTTGAAGGTGCGGTGCAAGGAATGCGCGATGTCGCGTTATTGGTTCGCACCACGGCTGGCGTGATCGGCCAGCTCAATACCCAATCGGATAAAATTGGCGTGATTGTTGGTGTGATTAAAGATATTGCCGATCAAACTAATCTACTGGCACTCAACGCCGCCATCGAAGCCGCCCGCGCCGGAGACACAGGCCGTGGCTTTGCCGTGGTAGCTGATGAGGTGCGCAAATTATCCGAGCGCACCGCAAAAGCCACCGCAGAAATTGGCGAGCTGATTCACTCTATCCAAATCGAAATTGAACGCGCAGTAGGCACCATGACCTCAGGCGAGAAAGAGGTCTCGGCAGGAGAAGAAAAAGCCGTTAGTGCAGAAAAAGCATTAGTTAGAATTGTGCAAGACGTGGGTGCAATGCGTAATTTAATCAGTGAAATTACCAATGCTACCGAGCAGCAAGCCAGCTCAGTACGAGATGTGGCGCAGCGCTTAGAAGTAATTACATCAAATCAATAA
- a CDS encoding peroxiredoxin, with product MAVLVGKSAPDFTAAAVLGDGKIVDSYNLKAAIAGKYAVVFFYPLDFTFVCPSELIAFDHRLAEFKERNVEVIGVSIDSQFTHAAWRNTPVEKGGIGQVGYTLVADTKHLICQAYDVELAKEGVALRGSFLIDKDGVVQHQVVNNLPLGRDISEMLRVVDALQFTEEHGEVCPAGWSKGKTGMKADAAGVADYLAKNAKDL from the coding sequence ATGGCCGTACTCGTTGGTAAAAGCGCACCAGATTTCACCGCCGCCGCCGTTCTTGGAGATGGCAAGATCGTAGATAGCTACAACCTTAAGGCCGCCATTGCTGGCAAATACGCCGTGGTGTTCTTCTACCCTCTGGATTTCACTTTTGTTTGCCCATCAGAGTTGATCGCTTTTGATCACCGTCTGGCTGAATTCAAAGAGCGCAATGTTGAAGTCATTGGCGTGTCGATCGACAGCCAGTTTACTCACGCGGCATGGCGTAATACCCCCGTAGAAAAAGGTGGGATTGGTCAAGTTGGCTACACCTTGGTTGCGGATACTAAACACTTAATTTGCCAAGCTTATGATGTTGAGTTGGCAAAAGAAGGTGTTGCATTGCGCGGCTCTTTCTTGATTGATAAAGATGGCGTTGTACAACACCAAGTAGTGAATAACTTGCCATTGGGCCGTGATATCAGTGAAATGCTGCGTGTAGTTGATGCGCTGCAATTTACGGAAGAACACGGTGAAGTTTGCCCAGCAGGTTGGAGCAAAGGTAAAACAGGTATGAAGGCTGACGCCGCTGGCGTAGCTGATTACTTGGCTAAGAATGCTAAAGACTTGTAA
- a CDS encoding class I SAM-dependent methyltransferase, whose amino-acid sequence MSTIATLGYQIKHQQVAVAGGLELNIRSLLDIQQYYDPLGEAEKAGISPACWPLFGQLWPSAQKLADLMQVYQLGERRVLEIGCGLALASMVVHRRNGDITASDCHPLTENFLNANLLLNALPALKYSTGNWDRANPELGKFDLIIGSDVLYERNQPAALATFIDLHAATDAEVLIIDPNRGNRTAFNRQMAEHGFNLTETLIKTPLHNGNAYKGRLLKYLREN is encoded by the coding sequence ATGTCTACTATTGCCACGCTTGGCTATCAAATCAAACATCAGCAAGTTGCCGTTGCTGGTGGGCTTGAATTAAATATCCGCTCACTTCTGGATATTCAGCAATATTATGACCCGCTTGGAGAGGCTGAAAAAGCGGGAATATCCCCAGCCTGCTGGCCTCTATTTGGGCAGCTTTGGCCTTCCGCACAAAAACTAGCTGATCTAATGCAGGTTTATCAATTAGGTGAACGTAGAGTCTTAGAAATAGGCTGTGGTTTAGCGTTAGCCAGTATGGTGGTGCATCGTAGAAATGGCGATATCACTGCAAGTGATTGCCACCCGCTCACAGAAAATTTTCTAAATGCCAACTTACTACTCAATGCCCTACCTGCCCTAAAGTACAGTACCGGTAATTGGGATAGGGCCAATCCAGAATTGGGAAAATTTGATCTAATTATTGGCAGCGATGTTTTGTATGAGCGCAACCAGCCCGCCGCACTCGCCACTTTTATTGATTTACACGCCGCAACGGATGCAGAGGTGTTAATTATCGATCCCAATCGTGGAAATCGCACGGCCTTTAATCGCCAGATGGCCGAACATGGCTTTAACCTAACAGAAACGCTAATTAAAACGCCATTACATAATGGCAATGCCTATAAAGGCCGCTTACTAAAATATCTAAGAGAAAATTAA
- a CDS encoding type IV pilus assembly protein FimV yields the protein MQFNQYLLLASVMLQPAYAALLGDVQVSSALGERFNARINAVANDGDELDRHCFRLVATQDENVAHLRAHLSRGRLLNMDTFN from the coding sequence ATGCAATTTAACCAATATTTATTACTGGCGAGTGTGATGCTCCAGCCGGCTTATGCGGCGCTCTTGGGCGATGTGCAAGTTAGTTCGGCATTGGGCGAGCGTTTTAATGCCAGAATAAATGCTGTTGCAAATGATGGTGATGAATTAGATCGCCATTGTTTTCGGCTAGTTGCAACTCAGGATGAGAATGTCGCCCATTTACGGGCGCATTTATCGCGAGGTAGGCTGCTAAATATGGATACCTTCAATTGA
- a CDS encoding PilT/PilU family type 4a pilus ATPase gives MEKEQAAKFMHDLLRHMRGKGASDLFITADFPPAMKIDGKVTPVSNQILSAQHSKELARAIMNDRQAEDFEASKECNFAISPGQLGRFRVNAFMQQGHVGMVLRTINSEIPSLGELGLPPVLCDIAMAKRGLVIFVGGTGSGKSTSLAAMIGHRNEHGYDHIITIEDPIEYVHAHKNCIVTQREVGVDTDSWQAALKNTLRQAPDVILIGEIRDRETMDYAIAFSETGHLCMATLHANSANQALDRIINFFPEERRQQLLMDLSLNLRSFVSQRLVPHRTGKGRVAAVEVMLNSPLISELIFKGEVHEIKEIMKKSRELGMQTFDQALFDHYEAGKITYEDALRNADSVNDLRLSIKLQGAEAKHTDVLSGLDHLDIV, from the coding sequence ATGGAAAAAGAACAAGCTGCAAAATTTATGCACGACTTATTGCGGCATATGCGTGGTAAGGGGGCGTCGGATTTATTTATCACGGCTGATTTCCCACCAGCTATGAAAATTGATGGCAAAGTGACGCCGGTTTCAAATCAAATTCTTTCTGCACAACACAGTAAAGAATTAGCGCGGGCGATTATGAATGATCGCCAAGCAGAAGATTTTGAAGCATCCAAAGAGTGTAATTTTGCGATTAGCCCTGGCCAGCTTGGGCGCTTTCGGGTGAATGCTTTTATGCAGCAAGGCCATGTAGGCATGGTGCTGCGTACGATTAACTCTGAAATTCCATCCTTGGGCGAGTTAGGTCTGCCGCCAGTTTTATGCGATATCGCTATGGCCAAACGGGGTTTGGTGATTTTTGTGGGCGGTACGGGCTCGGGTAAATCCACGTCGCTAGCGGCGATGATTGGGCATCGTAATGAGCATGGTTACGATCACATCATTACCATTGAAGACCCGATTGAATACGTACACGCACATAAAAATTGCATTGTGACTCAGCGTGAAGTAGGTGTCGATACGGACTCATGGCAGGCCGCGCTGAAAAATACCTTACGCCAAGCACCAGATGTGATTTTAATCGGTGAAATTCGCGACCGTGAAACGATGGATTACGCGATTGCTTTCTCTGAAACAGGCCACCTCTGTATGGCAACCTTGCATGCCAATTCGGCCAATCAAGCGTTGGATCGGATTATCAATTTCTTTCCAGAAGAGCGCCGCCAGCAGTTATTGATGGATCTATCGCTCAATCTACGCTCCTTTGTTTCGCAACGCTTGGTGCCGCATCGCACGGGTAAAGGGCGCGTGGCTGCGGTGGAAGTGATGCTGAATAGTCCTTTGATTTCTGAGTTGATTTTTAAAGGTGAAGTGCACGAAATCAAAGAAATTATGAAAAAATCGCGTGAGTTAGGCATGCAAACTTTTGATCAGGCTTTATTTGATCACTATGAGGCGGGCAAAATTACTTACGAAGATGCTTTGCGCAATGCCGATTCGGTGAATGATTTACGCTTGAGCATTAAACTCCAGGGGGCCGAGGCTAAGCATACAGATGTACTTTCTGGCCTTGATCACCTCGATATTGTTTAA
- a CDS encoding type IV pilus twitching motility protein PilT, with translation MEISELLAFTVKNKASDLHLSSGLPPMIRVDGDIRRINTPALSHKDVHDMVYDIMNDGQRKIYEDTLECDFSFEIPRLARFRVNAFVQNRGASAVFRVIPSDIKTLEELGCPRIFQEIAETPRGLVLVTGPTGSGKSTTLAAMINYINANEYGHILTVEDPIEFVHTSQKCLINQREVGPHTMSFSNALRSALREDPDVILVGEMRDLETIRLALTAAETGHLVFGTLHTSSAAKTIDRVVDVFPAAEKEMVRSMLSESLRAVISQTLLKKKEGGRVAAHEVMIGVPAIRNLIRENKIAQMYSAIQTGQQFGMQTLDQCLQELLKRNIISLPEARMKAAIPDNFRG, from the coding sequence ATGGAAATCTCCGAACTATTAGCTTTCACCGTGAAAAACAAGGCATCCGATTTACATCTATCGTCTGGATTGCCTCCCATGATTCGCGTTGACGGAGATATTCGTCGCATTAATACGCCGGCACTGTCGCATAAAGACGTACACGATATGGTGTACGACATCATGAATGACGGCCAGCGCAAGATTTATGAAGATACGCTGGAATGCGATTTTTCTTTCGAAATACCACGCTTAGCCCGCTTTCGGGTGAATGCCTTTGTGCAAAACCGTGGGGCAAGTGCGGTATTTCGGGTGATTCCATCTGATATTAAAACGCTGGAAGAACTGGGTTGCCCCCGTATTTTCCAAGAGATTGCCGAAACACCACGTGGCTTGGTGCTGGTAACTGGCCCTACGGGATCGGGTAAATCCACCACGCTGGCGGCAATGATTAACTATATCAATGCCAATGAATACGGGCATATCTTAACCGTGGAAGACCCGATTGAGTTTGTCCATACCTCGCAAAAATGCCTGATTAACCAGCGGGAAGTTGGGCCACATACCATGAGCTTTTCTAACGCTTTGCGCTCAGCATTGCGTGAAGATCCTGACGTAATTCTGGTGGGGGAAATGCGTGATCTAGAAACGATTCGTCTGGCACTGACTGCCGCTGAAACCGGTCACTTGGTGTTTGGGACGCTACATACCTCCTCAGCTGCTAAAACGATTGATCGGGTGGTCGATGTGTTTCCAGCAGCAGAAAAAGAAATGGTTCGCTCTATGCTCTCTGAATCATTAAGGGCGGTTATTTCGCAGACATTATTAAAAAAGAAAGAAGGCGGGCGTGTAGCTGCGCATGAAGTCATGATTGGTGTGCCAGCGATTCGAAATTTGATTCGTGAAAATAAAATTGCTCAGATGTATTCGGCAATTCAAACCGGCCAGCAGTTTGGCATGCAGACTTTAGATCAGTGCTTACAAGAGTTATTGAAGCGCAATATTATTTCTTTGCCTGAGGCACGAATGAAAGCGGCCATTCCAGATAATTTTAGAGGCTAA
- a CDS encoding YggS family pyridoxal phosphate-dependent enzyme, which yields MATIFTALQGVQERIADACLRNHRESSGVVLLAVSKTFPSSDIRALYLTGQRNFGENYVQELIEKHAALSDCKALVWHFIGPLQSNKTRSVAELADWVHSIDRLKVVERLSAQRPEHLPDLNVCIQINVSGEVSKSGISPDECLELASKICQLPRIKLRGLMCIPEASRDAVHLASQFKILRNLQSQLMSHDITLDVLSMGMSSDLEIAISEGSTLVRIGTALFGSRTTKPSDTPPN from the coding sequence ATGGCAACGATATTTACAGCATTGCAAGGCGTGCAAGAGCGCATTGCCGATGCCTGCTTAAGAAATCATAGAGAAAGCAGCGGTGTAGTGCTACTTGCCGTTAGTAAGACATTTCCAAGTTCCGACATAAGAGCGCTTTATTTAACTGGTCAGCGGAACTTTGGCGAAAATTATGTACAAGAGCTGATTGAGAAACACGCAGCTTTAAGCGACTGTAAAGCACTAGTTTGGCATTTTATCGGCCCGCTGCAGAGCAATAAAACCCGATCTGTGGCAGAGTTAGCGGATTGGGTGCATTCAATCGATCGTTTAAAGGTTGTTGAGCGGCTTTCTGCACAGCGACCGGAACATCTACCCGATCTTAATGTCTGTATACAAATTAATGTATCGGGTGAGGTCTCTAAATCAGGCATTAGCCCAGATGAATGTTTAGAGCTGGCAAGCAAAATTTGTCAACTTCCTCGTATAAAATTACGCGGATTAATGTGTATACCCGAAGCGAGCCGCGATGCGGTGCATTTAGCTTCACAGTTTAAGATACTTCGTAACCTGCAAAGCCAGCTAATGAGCCACGACATTACATTGGATGTTTTATCAATGGGCATGTCGAGCGATTTAGAAATCGCCATTAGCGAAGGTTCAACGCTAGTACGGATAGGAACCGCCTTATTCGGCTCCCGCACTACGAAACCGAGCGACACGCCCCCCAATTAA
- the proC gene encoding pyrroline-5-carboxylate reductase, translating into MKITFIGGGNMAIAMIGGMLKQGFSTNQIHVVDPSEEQRAHLSHTYAIECSSPDQPLLPSDVILFAVKPQQLQAVAQSLCAQINGALVISIAAGVRADTLAKWLDAYPRIVRVMPNTPALVQAGMSGAYATSNVTPADRALTERMLAAIGEMVWVENESEIDGITAISGSGPAYVFYFMEALQAAAHAQGFAPDVARKLAYKTFEGAVKLALQSEDDAATLRKKVTSKGGTTERAINALETSQVRTTIIAAAAAAAARSRELGEES; encoded by the coding sequence ATGAAAATCACTTTTATCGGTGGCGGAAACATGGCCATCGCCATGATCGGTGGCATGCTTAAACAAGGCTTTAGCACCAATCAAATCCATGTGGTTGATCCCAGCGAAGAGCAACGCGCACATCTTAGTCATACCTATGCCATTGAATGTAGCAGCCCAGATCAACCACTTTTACCTAGCGATGTGATTTTATTTGCCGTAAAACCCCAACAACTGCAGGCCGTGGCACAATCACTTTGCGCGCAAATCAATGGCGCCTTAGTCATCTCGATTGCAGCTGGCGTTCGCGCCGATACACTGGCCAAATGGCTAGATGCTTACCCGCGCATTGTGCGCGTGATGCCCAATACCCCGGCACTTGTGCAAGCAGGCATGTCAGGGGCTTACGCCACTAGCAATGTTACGCCTGCCGACCGAGCCTTAACCGAGCGCATGCTCGCCGCGATTGGCGAGATGGTTTGGGTAGAGAACGAAAGTGAAATTGATGGCATTACCGCCATTTCTGGCTCTGGCCCCGCTTATGTTTTCTACTTTATGGAAGCCTTACAAGCCGCAGCGCACGCTCAAGGCTTTGCACCTGATGTGGCCCGTAAATTAGCTTACAAAACATTTGAGGGCGCAGTGAAGCTGGCCTTACAAAGTGAAGATGATGCCGCCACTTTGCGTAAAAAAGTGACCTCCAAAGGCGGCACCACCGAGCGGGCCATTAATGCGCTGGAAACGAGCCAAGTGCGAACTACCATTATCGCCGCTGCTGCTGCTGCGGCGGCGCGCTCACGCGAATTAGGGGAGGAATCCTAA
- a CDS encoding YggT family protein, translating to MLTNTLNFLIRNLCEFFLLLLLARFFLQAARIPFKHPLTQFVLSLTNWAVIPVRRILPPFRGLDSASLVLAWLVALLMHATLLALSPWPFDFTAPFSLFSLALAALLEICKMSLYLLFATVIGQALMSWLAPYNPLMPILTALTAPFLRPLHRFIPPIGGVDITPLVLILGIQLVLNVVVPSLEQIILQGVSMIMLK from the coding sequence ATGTTGACCAATACGCTCAATTTTTTAATCCGTAATCTGTGCGAGTTTTTTCTACTACTACTCTTAGCTAGGTTTTTTTTACAGGCAGCGCGGATTCCTTTTAAGCACCCACTGACGCAATTTGTTCTATCACTCACCAACTGGGCCGTTATTCCAGTACGGCGTATTTTGCCGCCGTTTCGTGGCCTAGACAGCGCCAGCTTAGTACTGGCATGGCTAGTAGCGCTGCTTATGCACGCCACTTTACTGGCCCTATCACCCTGGCCTTTTGATTTTACTGCGCCATTTTCACTATTTTCTTTAGCCCTTGCGGCCCTATTAGAAATCTGCAAAATGTCGCTATACCTGCTGTTTGCCACCGTTATTGGCCAAGCATTGATGTCTTGGCTTGCACCGTACAATCCGCTCATGCCGATTTTAACCGCGCTTACCGCACCATTCCTACGTCCACTACATCGCTTTATTCCACCGATAGGTGGCGTAGATATCACACCACTGGTGCTGATTTTAGGAATTCAACTGGTGCTGAATGTTGTGGTGCCTAGCTTAGAGCAAATTATTTTGCAGGGCGTAAGCATGATTATGCTGAAGTAA
- a CDS encoding FxsA family protein produces MPYLLLLLFVAYPIAEIISIVLLAKAIGIFWVVLWLIVAFFSGLLMLRHHKLAVGAALFNDVRSGRLRVSSLFAVARYYIAALLLLLPGILGDVVALVLLLPWGYLVGNKAAVTPASASADSDVIDGEYRQVKPDVDRLKG; encoded by the coding sequence ATGCCTTACCTGCTGTTATTGTTGTTTGTAGCCTATCCGATTGCTGAAATTATCTCGATTGTTTTACTGGCAAAAGCTATCGGTATTTTTTGGGTGGTGCTGTGGCTGATTGTGGCGTTTTTTAGTGGTTTGCTGATGCTACGCCATCATAAACTCGCCGTGGGTGCTGCCCTGTTTAATGATGTGCGTTCTGGGCGCTTAAGGGTTAGTAGCTTATTTGCCGTTGCTCGTTATTATATTGCTGCGTTACTGCTGCTGTTGCCGGGTATTTTGGGCGACGTGGTGGCGCTTGTATTGCTGTTGCCTTGGGGCTATTTGGTGGGTAATAAGGCGGCCGTTACGCCCGCTTCAGCGAGTGCAGATAGTGATGTCATTGATGGTGAGTACCGGCAAGTTAAACCCGATGTGGATCGCTTGAAAGGCTAA
- the cutA gene encoding divalent-cation tolerance protein CutA: MSTPNNILIVLCNCPDEDVANRLASGVVAARLAACVNQLAPVQSTYLWNERIESTREVPLLIKTTQTAYPALEAWLAAHHPYEVAEIIALSLTAGLPAYLNWVQDSVGSKEAIE, translated from the coding sequence ATGTCAACTCCAAATAATATTTTGATCGTGCTGTGCAATTGCCCAGACGAAGATGTAGCAAATCGTTTAGCCAGCGGTGTTGTAGCAGCGCGCCTAGCGGCCTGTGTGAACCAATTAGCCCCCGTGCAATCTACCTACTTATGGAACGAAAGAATCGAATCTACAAGGGAAGTTCCCCTCTTGATTAAAACGACCCAAACCGCCTACCCTGCTTTAGAAGCTTGGCTAGCCGCACATCACCCGTATGAGGTAGCAGAAATTATCGCCCTAAGCCTCACCGCAGGACTGCCCGCCTATCTAAACTGGGTACAAGACTCTGTTGGCTCTAAGGAAGCTATCGAATGA